In a genomic window of Streptomyces sp. NBC_01231:
- a CDS encoding aldo/keto reductase, translating into MSSPSDRPAVASGTFTIGGDLPVHRLGYGSMQLTGPGVWGEPADRDEAIRVLRRAVELGVTLIDTADAYGPYTNEKLIAEALHPYADDVVIATKGANTRPSPEEWIPNGRPEYLRQCVEGSLQRLNLDRIDLYQLHRVDPTVPFAEQVGALAQLRQEGKIRHVGLSEVTVEELVEAQRHVPIVSVQNLYNLAERKYEDVLEHCEREGIAFIPWFPLATGQLAQPGSILAEAAGRHEATPAQLALAWLLHRSPVILPIPGTSKVAHLEDNVAAAAISLTDDEVAQLSALS; encoded by the coding sequence ATGAGCAGTCCGTCTGACCGTCCGGCCGTGGCGAGCGGTACCTTCACCATCGGTGGCGACCTGCCGGTGCACAGGCTCGGCTACGGGTCCATGCAGCTCACCGGCCCAGGCGTGTGGGGTGAGCCCGCCGACCGCGACGAAGCGATCCGGGTGCTGCGCCGGGCCGTCGAACTGGGCGTCACCCTCATCGACACCGCCGACGCGTACGGGCCGTACACCAACGAGAAGCTGATCGCCGAGGCCCTCCACCCGTACGCCGACGACGTGGTGATCGCGACTAAGGGCGCGAACACCCGGCCGTCCCCGGAGGAGTGGATCCCGAACGGCCGCCCGGAGTACCTGCGCCAGTGCGTGGAGGGGAGCCTGCAGCGTCTGAACCTGGACCGGATCGACCTCTACCAGTTGCACCGGGTCGACCCGACCGTGCCGTTCGCCGAGCAGGTCGGCGCGCTCGCGCAGCTGCGGCAGGAGGGAAAGATCCGGCATGTAGGTCTGTCGGAGGTGACGGTGGAGGAGCTGGTGGAGGCGCAGCGACACGTCCCGATCGTGTCGGTGCAGAACCTCTACAACCTCGCCGAGCGCAAGTACGAGGACGTGCTCGAACACTGCGAGCGGGAGGGCATCGCGTTCATCCCGTGGTTCCCGCTAGCGACCGGGCAGTTGGCGCAGCCGGGCAGCATCCTCGCGGAAGCCGCCGGCCGCCACGAGGCCACCCCGGCCCAGCTGGCCCTCGCGTGGCTCCTGCACCGCTCTCCGGTGATCCTGCCGATCCCGGGCACCTCCAAGGTCGCCCACCTGGAGGACAACGTCGCCGCGGCGGCCATCTCGCTGACCGACGACGAGGTGGCACAGCTGAGCGCCCTCAGCTGA